The sequence ACCCGATTTCAATCGGTCCAGATCGGACGGCTGACGGTTCATACACCACGATTCTGAAGTAGGTGGTGCTTTCCACCGCGAGAATGGCCTGCGTTAGCCCATCGTTTTCCGGGCCGGGAAATCACTCGTTACCCGACTCGAACCCGGTCACGGCGTCGGGGTCCGCAGACCACCTCCAGGGGCCAGATCTCGAGGAGAGAATCAGGCCATCCCCACCCTGCGGGAGTCGTCCGGGCGAGAGACGCGAGAAACCGATCGTCGAATCGTGCAGGCGGCGAACCGCGGCCGGACGTCAATCGACCAGTTCGCTCGCGACGACGTCTGCACCGACGAGTTTCGGATCGACCGCCAGATCGAGCTGTCCCTTCACGAAGTCCGGGATGGTCCGTCGGGCGTACACCACCGTGCGAGCCTCGGCGTTCAGGTCGCAGACGATCGGAATCGTCGTCGCCTGGCCCACGTCGGTCAGCACGTAGAGGTCCGTCTCGAGCACGCCGGCGTCCTCGAGTTCCGGGCGGCTGATGACGCCGTCGACGCGGGCGACAGCGATCCCCTCGGCCTCGAGCGCTTCACCGATCCCGTCGTCGTCCGGTCCCGCGACGATTGCCTCCATTATTCGTACTCGATGGTCGCTGGCGGTTTGTGGGTCACGTCGTAGACCACGCGCGCAACGTTTTCGTTCTCGCCGGTAATTCGTGACTGGATGCGCTGGAGGGTCTCCCAGTCGATTTCCTGCGCGCGAGCAGTCATCCCGTCGCGAGAGTCGACCGAGCGCACGGAGACGACCCACCCGTGGACCCGGTTGTCGCCTTTGACGCCCGTGGCCTTGCCGATCACCGCAGCCAGTGCCTGCCACGGCTCGTACTCCTCGAGTTCCTCTTCGACGACGTGGCAGGCCTCGCGAGCGACCTCGAGTTTCTCCTCGGTCACTTCGCCGATGACGCGAACGGCGAGGCCGGGACCGGGGAACGGCATCCGCTCGGCGACGATTTCGTCGAGGCCGAGGTGGCGGGCGACCTCGCGGACCTCGTCCTTGTAGAGGTCGCGGACTGGTTCGACGATCCCCTCGAAGTCGACCACGTCGGGCAGACCGCCGACGTTGTGGTGGGACTTGATCCCGCCTTCGGACTCGATCCGGTCGGGGTAGATCGTCCCCTGAACGAGGAAGTCTGCGTCGGCGTCTCTGGCTTCACGCTCGAACTCCCGGATGAACTGCTCGCCGATCACCTTCCGCTTCTCTTCGGGATCGGTGACGCCGGCGAGGGCCTCGAGGAAGCGGTCTTTCGCGTCGACGACGCGCAGGCTCTCCATGTAGTCGAACGTCTCTTCGATCTGGGCGGTCTCGCCTTTGCGCATCAGGCCGGTGTCGACGTAGACCGGGGTGAGTCGGTCGCCGATGGCCTCGTAGGCCAGTGCGGCGGCGACCGAGGAGTCGACGCCGCCCGAGAGGGCGATGACCGCGTTGGCGTCGCCGATTTCGTCGTCGATCTCTTCGACTGCGTCTGGTACGAACGTCTCTGTGTCTACCATCAGTGGGTTACCTCCGTTTCTGGATCTGCATCAGCTATCGGTCCGTCGCCCGATTCGTCCAGTTCCGATCGCTCGAGGACGGCCTCGACCAGCCCCAGGAACGGCGGGCTGGGCTGGCCCGGTCTCGAGGTGTACTCGGGGTGGAACTGCGTCCCGAGGAAGTAGGGGTGGCCCTCGAGTTCGAGGATTTCCATTCGATTTCCGGCAGTGCCGGAGAACGTCAGCGGCTCGTCTTCGAACTGCTCGAAGTACTCGGGGTTGACCTCGTAGCGGTGGCGGTGGCGCTCCGTACACGAGGTGTTCTCGTAGAGGTCGTACGCGAGCGTCTCCGGTTCGATGACGGTCGTGTGCTCGCCCAGTCGCATCGTCCCGCCCATGTTCTCGACTTCGTACTGCTCGGGCAGGATGTCGATCACCGGGTGGGGGGTCTCCTCGTCCATCTCGGCCGAGTGAGCACCCTCGAGCCCGAGGACGTTTCGGGCGTACTCGACGACGGCCATCTGGAAGCCCAGACAGAGCCCGAGGAAGGGGACGTCGTTCTCGCGAGCGTAGCGGACGGCCTCGATCTTGCCCTCCGTGCCGCGCATGCCGAAGCCGCCGGGGACGATGACGCCGTCGACGCCCTCGAGCTGGCCGTCGTGACCACCTGCGAGGTCGTCGGCGAAGACCCACTCGACGTTGACGTCGACGCCGACCTCGAAGCCGGCGTGCTTGAGCGACTCGTGGATCGACATGTAGGCATCCTCGAGGTCGTACTTCCCGACGAGTGCGACGTCGACGGTGCCCTCTTTCTCGGTGGTGACGATCTCGCGCCACTCGTTGGTCCGTTCTTCGGGGGACAGGGCCTCCTCGGCCAGTCCAAAGTGCTCGAGGACGTACTGGTCGAGTCCCTCCTCTTCGACCATCAGGGGGACGTGGTAGACGTCCGGGACGTCAGGGTTCGAGAAGACCGCCTCGGTCGGAATATCACAGAACAGGGCGATCTTCTCTTTCGTCTCGGGGTCGAGTTTGTCCTCACAGCGACCGACGATGACGTCGGGCTGGAGGCCGATCGATCGAACCTCCTTGACGCTGTGCTGGGTCGGCTTCGTCTTCTGCTCGCCGTTTTTCGAGTACGGAACGAGCGTGACGTGGGTGAACAGGACGTTTTCCTCGGGTTCCTCGTGGGCGAACTGCCGGAGCGCCTCGAGGTAGGGCATCCCCTCGATGTCCCCGACGGTGCCGCCGACTTCGATGATACAGACGTCGGTCCCCTCGGCGGCCTCCCGAATCCGCCGTTTGATGTCGTCCGTAACGTGCGGGATGATCTGGACAGTCTTCCCGAGGTAGTCACCAGCGCGTTCTTTCTCGATGACGTGCTGGTAGGTCTTCCCCGTCGTGATGTTGTGATCGGAGGTCATGTCGATGTCGAGGAACCGTTCGTAGTTCCCCAGGTCGAGGTCGACCTCGCCGCCGTCCTCTAAAACGTAGACCTCCCCGTGCTGGTAGGGATTCATCGTCCCCGCGTCCACGTTGAGATACGGGTCGATCTTCACCGCGGTAACGTCGAACCCGGCATTTTTGAGGAGTCGACCGGTGCTCGCGGCCGTGATCCCCTTCCCGAGTCCCGACATTACGCCGCCGGTGACGAAGATGAACTTGTTCCCCAGATCGGGGTCATAATGGGTGTCCGCTTCCGTCGGCATACCGAGTGTGCGCGCGACCAGTTGAAAACGATTTCGGGAAGCCACCCGCTCCGCGAACGTGTGTCACCCGTGGCTCGGCCAAGTCTGGCTCGAAACTCGAGTCCGTCGTGTCGCTCGAGTATTCGGACCGGCAGGTGCGCCCGCCATTACTCTTCCAACTGGTCCAGCAACTGGGCGACGTACGGACTGTTCTCCCAGCTCCGATGCGGACTAATCACCGCGAGCAATGTTCGCGCCTCCTCATCGGTCAGATAGCCGTTCCGGGCGTACTCACGGAGAAGCCGCGGCGTAGGGACGATTCGCGGTCCGTCCAGGACCGCGTGAACGAGTGGGAAATTCGTCCCCCCGAATTCGTCGGTGAGGAAGCCGTCGACCTCGAGCGCGTTCGCGAGGACGATCCCGTCGGTTTCGCCGTCGTCGAGTCCGAACGTCGGTCGAGACTCGGGTGTCGCTGGTCGGTCGTACGGCTCCTCGACCACGTAGTGAGACCGAGCCGCGAGGACGTTAGTCGCGGCCGCACTGTGAATATCGTCGTACTGTGAGATGTCACGGAGTTCCGTGAGGACTTCCGGCGGGACGGCAACCTCGCAGGACGTGAGGAGATACTGGAGCGGGTCTGGATTCGTCTCGGTGTCGTACCCCTGATCGGCCCGCGGGACGGCGAGGCTCACGAGCGCGCTCGTATCGGCGACGACGGTACGCAGTCGCTGCCTGCCACTCATTTCTCGGCGGCAGGGTCGATGGATACCGCGTCCCCGTCGTAAACGTCCACGTCGTCAGGAGCCGCCAGATCGAGCGGCTCGTCCTCGAGATCGGCCTTGAGCAGTCGAAGCCGCTGGGCAGTCTCGGCACCGACGAGCTGTTTGACCGTCTCGAACTCGAGCTGGTCGTCGTAGTACTTCGTCGCCACCAGCTTCTGGAACGTCTCGCTGTCGGCGGTCTCATCGATGTACTCACGGATCGCTTCGACGAGCAGGTCCGTCCGGTCCGTATCGTAGAGGTCGGCTATCGCATCGAGTCGGTCGACGAGGTACTCCGGTGACTGGAAGTGAACCCGCCGGGGGTCGTCACTCGCGCTCATTCTATGTGCACGTTCTGTGCAAAGGCACAAAACGGTTTCGTCGAATGTGCAGTGTTTGCACACAGATCGGGGTCGGCGTCAGTCGTCAGGGCTGGCCTCGAACCCGTCCGAAGCGAACGTCGACGCCTGCTCGAGGACCCCACCCGGAACGGGACAGCCACAGGGGATAGCCACGTGCTCGAGTGCGTCGGTGGTCGCCACCTCAGAGATGGGCGTGCCACAGTTCGGACACGGCGTGACGTCCGGCCCGTACTCGGGTAGCTCGAACGGGTCGTCGGCCCAGAAGCAACCGCTTCTGGTCGCGGGCGGGTCGTCGGTCATCGCCCGGCCCTCCGACCGGCGTTGCGGGTGTGACGCGCTCGAGGCGCTGTCTGCGTGGTTCGTGGACGATACGCTGATCGTGCGAGACGTTTATATCTCGCGAGGAGGAACTGGAACATGGCTTGCATGCGTGCCGCGTGGAAGCCATGCCTCGGGTGTCCTAGCACCCGGGGCGTTTCAATATACGCCCCTCGCATCCTCGTGGCGGATGGCTTCCATTCTGGCATTGGGCCACTGCAGAGTTAAATCTATTGAACATTTGCTGATGTAAATTGCCGGCTGACCATCGCCAACGCCAGTTCCGGAGTCGGGATCGAGAGCGTCGGAGATGCGCAGCCTGCTCGAGGGGAGACGACGGACGTCCGGTACAGTTTCGAGCGGGGAACCGCCAGCGTTCGGCCACGGGTTGCTATAGTAACAACTGCAACGATTTACACACTGATCGCCGATCCGTCTGGCGATCAGGTGTGCACTGACGTGCAGTGGCTACTCTATCCGACTGCAGCCGGAACGATGACGTTGAAGAATCCGAGGATCAGCCCCAGTAGTCCCAGGAGAGCGATCGCGACACCGGTCGGTTCTGCGTCGTCGCGGTACAGTCGGCCGCCGAAGTACATCGCCACGGGTCCGAACACGATGGGGAGATAGTAGACGGCACACACCGCACAGACCGCTCCACAGACGATGTAGGTCCGCTCTCTGCTC is a genomic window of Natrarchaeobaculum aegyptiacum containing:
- a CDS encoding DUF7126 family protein, coding for MEAIVAGPDDDGIGEALEAEGIAVARVDGVISRPELEDAGVLETDLYVLTDVGQATTIPIVCDLNAEARTVVYARRTIPDFVKGQLDLAVDPKLVGADVVASELVD
- the guaA gene encoding glutamine-hydrolyzing GMP synthase, giving the protein MVDTETFVPDAVEEIDDEIGDANAVIALSGGVDSSVAAALAYEAIGDRLTPVYVDTGLMRKGETAQIEETFDYMESLRVVDAKDRFLEALAGVTDPEEKRKVIGEQFIREFEREARDADADFLVQGTIYPDRIESEGGIKSHHNVGGLPDVVDFEGIVEPVRDLYKDEVREVARHLGLDEIVAERMPFPGPGLAVRVIGEVTEEKLEVAREACHVVEEELEEYEPWQALAAVIGKATGVKGDNRVHGWVVSVRSVDSRDGMTARAQEIDWETLQRIQSRITGENENVARVVYDVTHKPPATIEYE
- the pyrG gene encoding glutamine hydrolyzing CTP synthase; translation: MPTEADTHYDPDLGNKFIFVTGGVMSGLGKGITAASTGRLLKNAGFDVTAVKIDPYLNVDAGTMNPYQHGEVYVLEDGGEVDLDLGNYERFLDIDMTSDHNITTGKTYQHVIEKERAGDYLGKTVQIIPHVTDDIKRRIREAAEGTDVCIIEVGGTVGDIEGMPYLEALRQFAHEEPEENVLFTHVTLVPYSKNGEQKTKPTQHSVKEVRSIGLQPDVIVGRCEDKLDPETKEKIALFCDIPTEAVFSNPDVPDVYHVPLMVEEEGLDQYVLEHFGLAEEALSPEERTNEWREIVTTEKEGTVDVALVGKYDLEDAYMSIHESLKHAGFEVGVDVNVEWVFADDLAGGHDGQLEGVDGVIVPGGFGMRGTEGKIEAVRYARENDVPFLGLCLGFQMAVVEYARNVLGLEGAHSAEMDEETPHPVIDILPEQYEVENMGGTMRLGEHTTVIEPETLAYDLYENTSCTERHRHRYEVNPEYFEQFEDEPLTFSGTAGNRMEILELEGHPYFLGTQFHPEYTSRPGQPSPPFLGLVEAVLERSELDESGDGPIADADPETEVTH